A single window of Thermococcus sp. DNA harbors:
- a CDS encoding ATP phosphoribosyltransferase regulatory subunit produces the protein MALRGIRDYSRMAIISSLLRRNFELWGYREVVLPTIEPYSETLKGGTKFAYNNEFYLIKPDVTSRLLKYEIDLAKLYYVGEVLDGGVEGKWQAGVEFIGGEPNFMTAEVISVLITSLESLGISEFYIDLGSLEVWRKATEDIEEFRETVCRALQRRNFGLIEKLPIGKDKKEELWNLFNFRGKESNYPKLTQILKLVDDERIFVDFGTVRPLPYYSDVIFEVYSPLLGRPIGGGGEYSFHGKPAVGFALDLRALLELASVRERKGRKFLRGISSFREARKLVSMGIPVEVER, from the coding sequence ATGGCCCTAAGGGGGATTAGGGATTACTCGCGTATGGCAATTATTTCGAGCCTCTTAAGGAGAAATTTTGAGCTCTGGGGTTACAGGGAAGTCGTTCTGCCCACAATCGAGCCTTACTCGGAGACGCTAAAGGGAGGAACCAAATTTGCCTACAACAACGAGTTCTATCTGATAAAGCCCGACGTGACGAGCAGGTTGCTGAAATACGAGATAGACCTCGCCAAACTGTACTACGTGGGGGAAGTCCTTGACGGCGGAGTCGAGGGAAAATGGCAGGCCGGAGTCGAGTTCATTGGGGGAGAACCGAACTTCATGACAGCGGAGGTTATCAGCGTTCTGATAACGTCCCTCGAAAGCCTTGGAATCAGTGAGTTCTACATAGACCTTGGAAGCCTCGAAGTATGGCGGAAAGCAACCGAGGACATAGAGGAGTTTCGAGAAACGGTGTGCCGGGCCCTCCAGCGGAGAAACTTTGGATTGATTGAAAAGCTACCGATAGGCAAAGACAAAAAGGAAGAACTCTGGAACCTCTTTAACTTCAGGGGAAAGGAGAGCAACTATCCAAAGCTCACCCAGATTCTCAAACTGGTTGATGACGAAAGAATCTTCGTGGACTTTGGGACGGTGAGGCCCCTGCCCTATTACAGTGACGTCATATTCGAGGTCTATTCGCCCCTTCTCGGAAGGCCCATCGGGGGCGGTGGAGAGTACTCGTTCCACGGAAAACCTGCGGTGGGTTTTGCCCTTGACCTAAGAGCACTCCTTGAACTCGCCAGCGTTAGGGAAAGGAAGGGCAGAAAGTTCCTCAGGGGGATAAGCTCCTTCAGGGAAGCCAGAAAGCTCGTTTCAATGGGAATTCCGGTGGAGGTGGAAAGATGA
- a CDS encoding GNAT family N-acetyltransferase, translating to MKIERIDNPLSLKDELLKFVFEVYRSTRGTYPALEWVEKKPSPEDFEGFKRVYEPFLEFRLGKEFDELYTMRKGELLVGTVALVYELEGKDIPWVPEEIKNEKTGLIEFFMTSPGYRGKGYGSKLLDFAVKRLLSLGKTPHVITFPSLDAYGYYLRRGFEKVMDYREFVILKYVVP from the coding sequence ATGAAAATCGAGAGGATTGACAACCCACTCTCGCTCAAGGACGAGCTACTCAAATTCGTCTTCGAGGTTTACCGCTCAACGAGAGGGACTTATCCTGCCCTTGAGTGGGTTGAGAAAAAGCCGTCTCCAGAGGATTTCGAGGGTTTTAAGCGGGTTTACGAGCCCTTCCTTGAGTTCAGATTGGGAAAAGAGTTCGACGAGCTCTACACCATGAGAAAAGGTGAGCTACTCGTGGGAACGGTGGCGCTGGTTTACGAGCTCGAAGGCAAGGACATCCCGTGGGTGCCGGAGGAGATAAAGAACGAGAAAACCGGTCTCATAGAGTTCTTCATGACAAGTCCGGGTTACAGGGGAAAGGGATACGGCTCTAAACTGCTTGATTTCGCCGTCAAAAGGCTTCTCTCCCTGGGAAAAACTCCCCACGTGATAACGTTTCCCAGTTTAGATGCGTACGGCTACTACCTAAGGAGGGGTTTCGAGAAGGTTATGGACTATCGGGAATTCGTTATCCTGAAGTACGTCGTTCCGTGA
- a CDS encoding ferritin family protein — translation MDELEALALALEVEKAEMKFYLDLARKTKDEKARKMFLFLAREEADHWEQFEEKFLEIVVEECRLPAVSEELLEKLLVKAENVESEVDAVKIGMEQEKLTWEFYEKASQEAEHESVMRLFEELARIEKAHYELLRAQYDAIMKTGIWMDYQDFSLEVD, via the coding sequence ATGGACGAGCTTGAAGCACTTGCCCTCGCGCTCGAGGTTGAAAAGGCCGAGATGAAATTCTACCTTGACCTCGCGAGGAAGACAAAGGACGAAAAGGCAAGGAAGATGTTCCTTTTTCTGGCAAGGGAAGAAGCCGACCACTGGGAACAGTTTGAGGAGAAGTTCCTTGAAATAGTCGTTGAGGAGTGCAGGCTTCCGGCCGTTAGTGAAGAACTTCTTGAAAAGCTCCTTGTTAAGGCGGAAAACGTTGAGAGCGAAGTAGATGCTGTAAAGATAGGCATGGAGCAGGAAAAGCTAACCTGGGAGTTCTACGAGAAGGCTTCTCAGGAGGCAGAACACGAGAGCGTTATGAGGCTCTTTGAAGAGCTTGCGAGGATTGAAAAAGCGCACTACGAACTCCTAAGGGCACAGTACGATGCGATCATGAAGACAGGCATATGGATGGACTACCAGGACTTCAGCCTTGAGGTGGATTGA
- a CDS encoding transcriptional repressor has translation MWKEKAIETLRKKGYKITPQRLKLLQILEEIGKTHPSLGEVHEKLRKEFPTVSFSTLYSNVITLKELGLVELFSLDGETRIEVNTRPHINIIDDKRIIDINDSEIIETIERKTGRKVKFINVLVE, from the coding sequence ATGTGGAAAGAGAAAGCCATTGAAACTCTACGGAAAAAAGGTTATAAGATAACCCCCCAACGACTTAAACTTCTCCAAATCCTCGAGGAAATTGGAAAAACACACCCCTCTCTTGGAGAGGTTCACGAAAAGCTGAGGAAAGAGTTCCCAACGGTTAGCTTTTCAACCCTATACTCTAACGTTATCACGCTGAAGGAGCTAGGACTAGTGGAGCTTTTCTCCCTTGATGGGGAGACAAGAATAGAAGTGAACACAAGACCTCATATCAACATAATCGATGACAAGAGGATAATCGACATTAACGACTCGGAGATAATAGAAACCATAGAAAGAAAAACGGGAAGAAAAGTGAAGTTTATCAATGTTCTAGTCGAATAA
- the dps gene encoding DNA protection during starvation protein, whose product MSEHNKRLVERAGIDVEKLLEMLLKAAAAEFTTYYYYTLLRNHSAGMEGETIKEIVEDARLEDRNHFEALVPRIYELGGELPRDIRDFSEMAWCSDAYLPENPTVEEILKVLLQAERCAVGVYTEICNYTFGKDPRTYDLALAILHEEIEHEAWFEELLTGKPSGHFRRGKPGESPYVSKFLR is encoded by the coding sequence ATGTCTGAACACAACAAAAGACTTGTTGAAAGGGCTGGTATAGACGTTGAGAAGCTCCTGGAAATGCTTCTAAAAGCAGCCGCGGCGGAGTTCACAACCTATTACTATTACACTCTGCTGAGAAACCACTCCGCTGGCATGGAAGGTGAGACGATAAAGGAAATCGTAGAAGATGCGCGTCTTGAGGACAGAAATCATTTTGAGGCCCTTGTGCCGAGGATTTATGAACTCGGAGGAGAGCTTCCTAGGGACATTCGTGATTTTTCAGAAATGGCATGGTGTAGCGACGCTTACTTGCCCGAGAACCCCACAGTAGAAGAGATTCTGAAGGTGCTCCTCCAGGCAGAGCGCTGTGCTGTGGGAGTCTATACTGAGATATGTAACTATACCTTCGGAAAAGACCCTCGAACTTACGATTTAGCTCTTGCGATTCTCCACGAAGAAATAGAGCACGAGGCTTGGTTCGAGGAGCTTTTGACTGGAAAACCAAGCGGACACTTCAGGCGCGGAAAGCCTGGCGAGAGCCCCTACGTTTCAAAGTTCTTGAGGTAG
- a CDS encoding ferritin family protein, with protein sequence MLAKYPFELPKDRPLTKREIAQALRWAIEAELDAISFYEQLAEHIEDEKIKHVFLDVANEEKEHFGEFLAVLFAVDEELAKYMKEGFEEVEEETGIRVEL encoded by the coding sequence ATGCTTGCCAAATACCCTTTTGAGTTGCCGAAGGACAGGCCCCTCACCAAGAGGGAAATTGCGCAGGCCCTCCGCTGGGCTATCGAGGCGGAACTCGACGCGATAAGCTTCTATGAACAGCTGGCGGAACACATTGAAGATGAGAAAATCAAACACGTCTTCCTCGACGTTGCAAACGAGGAGAAAGAGCACTTCGGCGAGTTTCTAGCGGTTCTCTTCGCCGTTGATGAGGAGCTTGCGAAGTATATGAAGGAGGGCTTTGAGGAAGTGGAAGAAGAGACCGGGATAAGGGTCGAGCTCTGA
- a CDS encoding iron-sulfur cluster assembly protein, with translation MGLLDFLKPRTQPKRGPREDLPEEVKRVVKVLENVEDPETGLNIVEEGLLYGLTVENERVEVFLLMARSTPECHACQMLAINVQRKILEDIVKILRTEGFNSVKVYNELGLLLAEG, from the coding sequence ATGGGCCTACTGGACTTCCTCAAACCCAGAACGCAACCCAAGAGGGGGCCAAGAGAAGACCTCCCGGAGGAGGTTAAAAGGGTCGTTAAAGTTCTGGAAAACGTTGAAGACCCCGAGACGGGGCTTAACATCGTGGAGGAGGGCCTTCTCTACGGATTAACCGTTGAGAATGAGAGAGTTGAGGTTTTCCTCCTCATGGCCCGCTCAACTCCAGAGTGCCACGCCTGCCAGATGCTGGCGATAAACGTCCAGAGAAAGATACTGGAAGACATTGTGAAGATTCTCAGGACGGAAGGGTTTAATAGCGTAAAGGTCTATAATGAACTTGGACTGCTTTTGGCGGAAGGATAA
- a CDS encoding iron-sulfur cluster assembly protein, which produces MKVYMPDREWPEPYKAVIEELKKITDPVTGGDVLDSGVIAGLEVGDDTLKIWLRFESHAEYNIIGESPIAYSKIIGDIMERFALVKFNNVYVYDLANNVVGKFENRKGYKPEDLSDGKV; this is translated from the coding sequence ATGAAGGTTTACATGCCAGACAGGGAGTGGCCTGAGCCGTATAAAGCTGTCATCGAGGAGCTGAAGAAGATAACCGACCCCGTAACGGGTGGCGATGTCCTCGACTCCGGCGTTATAGCCGGCCTTGAGGTTGGCGATGATACCCTCAAAATCTGGCTTCGGTTTGAGAGCCATGCCGAGTACAACATAATCGGTGAAAGCCCAATAGCATACTCCAAAATAATCGGCGACATAATGGAGCGCTTTGCCCTAGTTAAGTTCAACAACGTTTACGTCTACGACCTTGCGAACAACGTTGTCGGAAAGTTCGAGAACAGGAAAGGCTACAAGCCAGAAGACCTTAGCGACGGTAAGGTGTAA
- a CDS encoding desulfoferrodoxin family protein encodes MLSETIKSGDWKGEKHVPVIEYEKEGDLVKVEVSVGKEIPHPNTPEHHIAWIELYFHPEGENFPILVGRVAFTNHSDPLSEPRAVFFFRTSKKGKLYALSYCNIHGLWESEVQLE; translated from the coding sequence ATGCTTAGCGAAACCATAAAGAGTGGAGACTGGAAAGGAGAAAAGCACGTCCCCGTTATAGAGTACGAGAAGGAGGGCGACCTCGTCAAGGTCGAGGTCAGCGTTGGAAAGGAGATACCGCACCCGAACACTCCGGAGCACCACATAGCGTGGATTGAGCTCTACTTCCACCCGGAGGGCGAGAACTTCCCGATTCTCGTCGGTAGAGTGGCCTTTACCAACCACAGCGACCCGCTCAGTGAGCCGAGGGCAGTCTTCTTCTTCAGGACGAGCAAGAAGGGCAAGCTCTACGCCCTGAGCTACTGCAACATCCACGGCCTCTGGGAGAGCGAGGTTCAGCTCGAGTGA
- the rd gene encoding rubredoxin: protein MAKWRCLICGYIYDEEEGDPDNGIPPGTRFEDLPEDWVCPLCGAPKSEFEKIE, encoded by the coding sequence GTGGCAAAGTGGAGATGTCTAATCTGTGGTTACATATACGACGAGGAGGAGGGCGACCCGGATAACGGAATTCCCCCGGGAACCAGGTTCGAGGACCTTCCTGAGGACTGGGTTTGTCCCCTCTGCGGTGCACCTAAAAGCGAATTTGAAAAAATAGAGTGA
- a CDS encoding rubrerythrin family protein: MSVKRKMTRKFLEDAFAGESMAHMKYLIFAEQAEREGFPNIAKLFRAIAYAEFVHAKNHFIALGKLGKTEDNLEEAIAGETFEVEEMYPVYKNSAEFQGEREAIRTTHYALEAEKIHAELYEKARERAKSGEDMDVKKVYICPVCGYTSIDEVPERCPVCGAPGDKFVAFE, encoded by the coding sequence ATGAGCGTGAAAAGGAAAATGACCCGAAAGTTTTTGGAAGATGCCTTCGCCGGGGAGAGTATGGCCCACATGAAATACCTAATCTTTGCCGAACAGGCCGAAAGGGAGGGCTTTCCCAACATAGCCAAACTTTTCAGGGCTATCGCTTACGCGGAGTTCGTCCACGCGAAAAACCATTTTATCGCCCTCGGCAAGCTTGGAAAGACGGAGGATAACCTTGAGGAGGCCATAGCGGGCGAAACCTTTGAAGTCGAGGAGATGTACCCCGTTTACAAGAACTCCGCCGAGTTCCAAGGGGAGAGAGAAGCCATCAGGACGACACACTATGCCCTCGAGGCCGAGAAGATACACGCCGAGCTGTATGAAAAGGCCAGGGAAAGGGCGAAAAGCGGGGAAGACATGGACGTTAAAAAGGTTTACATCTGCCCCGTCTGCGGTTACACATCGATTGATGAAGTTCCAGAGCGCTGTCCCGTCTGTGGAGCTCCGGGAGACAAGTTCGTAGCCTTTGAGTGA